Sequence from the Streptomyces peucetius genome:
GAACTGTGCGCGCACGGCATCACACCGGCGCCGACCCTCTACCACTGGGACACCCCGCTCCCGCTTGACGAGGCCGGCGGCTGGCTGCGCCGCGAGACGCCACTGCGGTTCGCCGAGTACGTCTCGGTCGTCGCCCGGCGGCTCGCCGACCGGGTCCCGATGTGGATGACCGTCAACGAGCCGGCCGAGGTCACCCTCCTCGGCTACGCGCTCGGTGAGCACGCGCCCGGCCGGCGGCTGCTCTTCGACGCGCTGCCGGCCGCCCACCACCAGCTGCTCGCCCACGGCCTCGCCGTCCAAGCCCTGCGCGCGGCCGGCGCGGAGCGGGTGGGGATCGCCGTCTCCCACTCGCCGGTGTGGACGGCCGGGGACAGCGACGAGGACCGGTTCGCGGCGGAGCTGTACGACACGCTCACCAGCCGGCTGTTCGCCGATCCGCTCCTCACCGGCGCCTACCCGGACGAGAACTTCGCCGCCCTCATGCCCGGACCCGTCGCAGACGACCTGGCCGTCATCGCCCAGCCGCTCGACTTCTACGGCGTGAACTACTACCACCCCATGCTCGTCGGCGCCCCCGCCGAGGAAGCCCTCGACGGCTTCGCCGGGGTGGGCATGCCCGACGGGCTGCCGTTCGGCCTGCGGGACATCGACGCGGCCGAACGCACCGACTTCGGCTGGCCCGTCGTCCCCGACGGGCTGCGGGAACTGCTCGTCTCGCTCGGACAGCGGTACGGCGACCGGCTGCCGCCGGTCGTGATCACCGAGAACGGCTGCTCGTACGACGGCCTCGACGACCGGCGCCGTATCGCCTTCCTCGACTCACATCTGC
This genomic interval carries:
- a CDS encoding GH1 family beta-glucosidase is translated as MSTPPAPLPAFPPGFLWGASASAFQTEGAADTDGKGPSGWDAFAAQGRIKDGADAARGTGFHERYREDVALLAGLGADAFRFSVSWPRVVPGGSGPVNARGLDFYDRLVDELCAHGITPAPTLYHWDTPLPLDEAGGWLRRETPLRFAEYVSVVARRLADRVPMWMTVNEPAEVTLLGYALGEHAPGRRLLFDALPAAHHQLLAHGLAVQALRAAGAERVGIAVSHSPVWTAGDSDEDRFAAELYDTLTSRLFADPLLTGAYPDENFAALMPGPVADDLAVIAQPLDFYGVNYYHPMLVGAPAEEALDGFAGVGMPDGLPFGLRDIDAAERTDFGWPVVPDGLRELLVSLGQRYGDRLPPVVITENGCSYDGLDDRRRIAFLDSHLRSLHRAMDEGADVRGYFTWSLTDNIEWAEGASQRFGLVHIDYDTLRRTPKASYAWYRDMIAAQKRAAGT